The window AACGAGCATCTGGGCGACGCGTTGTGGGCGGCGGGTCGTCGTTATGAGGCGCGCTACGCCTGGCGTGCCGCGTCGGTCTTTGCCGAGGGTGAAGCCGCGGTCCGTTTGAACGGGAAGGTAAAAGAAGGGATGAAACCTGAATATGCCGCTCCCTGATGCGAGGACGCTGGTGGAGACGGCCTATGCCAAGGTGAACCTGGCCCTCCACGTGCGGGAGAGGCGCGCCGACGGCTATCATGCTCTTGAAAGCCTGTTCGCGTTCGCGCGCGATGGAGATCTGCTGGCGGCAGAGCTGACCGACGATGGAGAAGTCCGCCTGCAAGTGGACGGACCGTTCGGGGCGGCGCTGGATGCGGGGGCCGATAATCTGGTGACGATGGCGGCCCGCCTTTTGCAGCAGCATACAGGGGAAGAGCGAGGCGCTGTCATCACATTGACGAAGAACCTGCCTATCGCTTCGGGTATCGGCGGCGGATCGGCGGATGCTGCGGCTGCGTTGCGGCTGCTCAACAGGCTGTGGGACGCGCGGCTGCCTGCCGCAGAGTTGGAACAGCTCGGGCTGGCGCTTGGTTCGGACGTTCCCGCTTGCATAAGCAGCGTTACGCAGATGGTGCGAGGGCGGGGCGAAATACTTGAACAGCGGGATGTGAAGGCTTTGGTGGGGATGCCGATGCTGCTGGTCAATCCGGGCGTTCCGCTGTCGACGGCACGGGTTTTTAAAGGTTGGGATCGGCAGGATCGCGGCCCACTGGATGTCCAGGGCCTGGACGATGTCATAACCGGGGGACGCAATGACCTGGAAGCCTCGGCAATGGAGGTGGCGCCGATCATCGCCCAAGTGTTGGGCTTTCTGAAAGACCAAAGGGGCGTGCGATTGGCGCGGATGTCGGGGTCTGGCGCGACTTGCTTCGCTCTGTTCGATGATGCCGTTGACAGAAGCGCGGTGGCCAAGGCCCTGCTGTCGCAAGGCGGCGACTGGTGGATCATGGAAACGGAGATAAGGTGAGCGTGAGCGAGGCTTTCACACTGATCGACGGCGGCGCGGCCCAACTGTTGATCGTCGCGGACCATGCTTCGGCTCATGTCCCCGATGATATCGATCTGGGGATAGACGAGGCATTGCTGACCGATCACATCGCGGTCGATATCGGGGTCGCGGAAGTCAGCCGCCTGCTGGCGGAGCAGTTGGGATGCACGGCGATATTGGGCGGCGTGTCGCGGCTGGTGATCGACCTCAACCGCGAAGAAGAAGCACCCGGCCTGTTGCCGGTCATGAGCGACGGCCATGTGATCCCGGGCAATCGCGAGGCAGATCTGGCCCAGCGGTTGATGCGTTTCCATCACCCCTATCATCATCAGATCGTCCGGTTGCTGGACGGCATGGCATCACCATTCATCCTGTCCGTGCATAGCTTTACGCCCAGCTTGGCGAGCGATCCCCATGCCCGGCGGCCCTGGGACATCGGCGTCCTTTATAATGAGGATGATCGCGCGGCGCGGATCGCTATTCCGCTGCTGACGGAAGCGGGCCTGCTGGTCGGGGATCAGCTCCCCTATTCGGGCAAGCTGCTGAATGCGACGATGAACCGCCATGCCGAAGCGAACGGCATTCCATATCTGGGCATCGAAATGCGGCAGGACCTGGTTGGAGACGTAGAGGGGCAGCGCCGCTTCGCCAGTATAATCGGTCCCATCGTGCTACAATGCCGCAATAGCCTTGCGTGACTCGCCTCTTTTTGGAAAGGAGGCGCGCGCAAGAAGGGTAGGTTTTATGTCTCACACGTTCGACAAGTCGAAACTGCCGAGCCGTCATGTCTCGGTTGGTCCTGAGCGGGCCCCGCATCGCAGCTATTACTACGCGATGGGCCTGACCGAGGAAGAGATTGCCCGGCCCTTCGTAGGTATTGCTTCGGCAGGTAATGACAGCGCCCCCTGCAACACCACGCTCGACCTGCAGGCGGACTGGTGCCGGCAGGGCGTGAATGAAGCTGGCGGCATGCCGCGCCGCTTCAACACGATCACCGTGACTGATGGCATCGCGATGGGGCATCAGGGCATGAAAAGCTCGCTCGCGAGCCGTGAGGTTATCGCGGACTCCGTCGAGTTGTCGGTGCGCGGCCATTGCTATGACGCGCTGGTGACCTTTGCCGGGTGCGACAAGTCGCTGCCGGGCATGATGATGGCGATGCTGCGTCTCAATGTCCCGTCGATCTTCGTCTATGGCGGGTCGATCCTGCCGGGGCGGTTCGAGGACCGCGACGTCACGGTCGTCGATGTGTTTGAGGTGGTCGGCAAATATGCTGCCGGGGCCTGCCCGCTGAAGGATGTGATCGCGCTGGAAAAGGTGGCGTGTCCGGGTCATGGTGCGTGCGGCGGGCAATATACCGCCAACACCATGGCCTGCGTCGGCGAGGCGATCGGCTTGTCGCTGCCCAATAGCAACATGGCGCCCGCGCCTTACAAGAGCCGCGAGGACGTCGCGGTCGCGGCAGGGCGTCAGGTCATGGAATTGCTGGCGAAGAATATCCGCCCGCGCGACATCTGTACGCGTGAGGCGTTCGAGAACGCTGCGCGCATCGTTGCTGCAACCGGCGGTTCTACCAATGGCGCGCTACACCTGCCTGCCATGGCGAACGAGTGCGGCATCGACTTCGACCTGTTCGATGTGGCCGAAATCTTCAAATCGACGCCTTACATCGCTGATCTGAAGCCGGGCGGCAAATATGTCGCCAAGGACATGTACGACGCCGGTGGCATCTACATGCTGATGAAGACGCTGTTCGACAACGGTCTGCTGCATGGCGACTGCCTGACCGTGACCGGCAAGACGATCGCCGAGAATATCGAGGAAGTGACCTGGAACCCCGACCAGAAGGTTATCTATGACGTCAAGTCGCCGATAACCCCGACCGGTGGCGTTGTGGGCCTGAAAGGAACATTGGCTCCCAACGGCGCTATTGTGAAGGTTGCGGGCATGCACCGCTTGCAGTTCGAGGGTCCCGCACGGGTCTTTGATTGTGAAGAGGACGCCTTTGCAGCGGTCGAGGCACGCGATATTGCCGAAGGCTGCGTGATCGTCATTCGCTATGAGGGCCCCAAGGGCGGTCCGGGCATGCGCGAGATGCTTTCCACTACCGCTGCGCTCTATGGCCAGGGGATGGGTGAGAAGGTCGCGCTGATCACCGATGGTCGCTTCTCGGGTGCGACGCGCGGCTTCTGCATAGGCCATGTGGGGCCTGAAGCCGCTGACGGTGGCCCGATCGCGCTGGTCGAGGATGGCGATGTCATCTCCATCGATGCCGAAGCGGGTACGATTGACCTGAAAGTGGCCGATGCCGTTCTGGCTGAGCGTCGGAAGAACTGGCAGCCGCGCCAGAATGATTATCAGGCTGGCGCGCTGTGGCGCTATGCACAGAATGTGGGTCCGGCCTACAAGGGGGCGGTTACGCATCCCGGAGCAAAGGCCGAAACCCATGTTTATGCGGACATCTGACAAGATCGCCGGGGTGGGGCTGCTGTGCCTTGCCCTGGCGGGTTGCGATGACAATGGATCGATGCAGGCCGCCGATACGGGATCTGGCCGTGCGGCGGTTGCGGATTGCGCTATTGGATCCCGATCGGGGTGGGCGCGGACTTGCCTGGTCGAGCAGGCGGGCACGATCCTGACCTTGCGTCACGCCGATGGCGGGTTTCGGCGCTTCACAATCCTGAAGGATGGGCGCGGGCTGGCGTCGGCTGACGGCGCTGAGCCTGCAAGCATCGCTATCCTGGAACAGGGGCAGATCGAAGTCAGCGCTGGCGAGGATCGTTATCGGCTGCCCGCAACGATTGCCGGGCGTTGAAACCTTGACCGGAACGCCCATCCTGACTGCCGCCCAGATGCGGGAGGCCGAGCAGGCAGTGTTTGCCAGTGGCATTCCGGAATATGAGTTGATGGAACGGGCAGGTGTAGCGGCGGCCGAGATCATCTGGCGTGCCGGAGCCAAGCGCGACGCTCTGGTCCTCTGCGGTCCCGGCAATAATGGTGGGGATGGGTTCGTGATCGCCCGGCAGCTGCGATCGCGCGGCGTGCCGGTGCGCGTGGCAGCCTTGGGCGAGAGCCGGACGGAGTCAGCGCGAAAGGCGCGTGCTGCATGGAATGGTCCGGTCGAGCCATTCGACCAGGCTGGCCCGGCAACGCAGATCATCGATGCGCTGTTTGGCACCGGCCTTTCCCGAGGACTTGACGCGGTTGTTGCGGAACGGCTCTGCGATCTCACCGGGCGGGCAGCCTTCAGCTACGCGGTCGATTTGCCGAGCGGAGTGGATACGGACAGCGGGGCATTGCTGTCGGCGGTGCCAGACTTTGGCATTTGCATCGCTCTGGGCGCATTGAAGCCGGCTCATGTGCTGCATCCTGCTGCTGGTTTATATCGACGGTTGGTTTGCGCTGATATCGGCATCGCTACCTCGGACACGATCCATCATTTGTCTCCGCCCCACTTGGTCAGGCCGCTTGCGTCGGATCACAAATATAGCCGGGGATTGGTCGCCGTCGTCGGCGGCGAGATGGCAGGGGCCGGGCGGCTTGCTGCGCATGCTGCTGCTCGTTCGGGTGCAGGCATGGTACGTCACCTGACCAGCCTGGATGGTGCGGCGGCGCTGGACGCTGTCATCACTAGGCAGGCCCGCGGGGTTGACGAGGTAAAGGCCTATCTCGCTGACCGCAGGCTGGCCGCGGTGGTCGTTGGGCCGGGACTGGGCCGTGGCGGTGATGCACGCGACCGTCTGGCTGCGGTGCTTCCTTGCGGGCATCCGCTTGTCCTAGATGCCGACGCCTTGACGTTGTTGGGAGGTGCGGGAGCAGAAGGAATACCGCACGGTTCCATTCTGACCCCGCATGAAGGGGAATTTGCAGCGCTTTTCGGCGATCTGCAGGGAAGCAAGATCAACCGCGCGGTTGGGGCGGCCCAGCGCGTATCGGCCGTGGTCGTGCTCAAGGGCGCCGATAGCGTGATAGCGGCGCCGGACGGGCGGGTCGCCGTAGCGACCGGTGCGTCGCCCTGGTTGTCCACCGCCGGGACCGGTGATGTGCTGGCGGGTTTGGCCGCGGGGAGATTGGCGGTGACTGGTGATCCGTTCCGCGCGGCATGCGAGGCGGTCT of the Sphingobium herbicidovorans genome contains:
- the ilvD gene encoding dihydroxy-acid dehydratase; its protein translation is MSHTFDKSKLPSRHVSVGPERAPHRSYYYAMGLTEEEIARPFVGIASAGNDSAPCNTTLDLQADWCRQGVNEAGGMPRRFNTITVTDGIAMGHQGMKSSLASREVIADSVELSVRGHCYDALVTFAGCDKSLPGMMMAMLRLNVPSIFVYGGSILPGRFEDRDVTVVDVFEVVGKYAAGACPLKDVIALEKVACPGHGACGGQYTANTMACVGEAIGLSLPNSNMAPAPYKSREDVAVAAGRQVMELLAKNIRPRDICTREAFENAARIVAATGGSTNGALHLPAMANECGIDFDLFDVAEIFKSTPYIADLKPGGKYVAKDMYDAGGIYMLMKTLFDNGLLHGDCLTVTGKTIAENIEEVTWNPDQKVIYDVKSPITPTGGVVGLKGTLAPNGAIVKVAGMHRLQFEGPARVFDCEEDAFAAVEARDIAEGCVIVIRYEGPKGGPGMREMLSTTAALYGQGMGEKVALITDGRFSGATRGFCIGHVGPEAADGGPIALVEDGDVISIDAEAGTIDLKVADAVLAERRKNWQPRQNDYQAGALWRYAQNVGPAYKGAVTHPGAKAETHVYADI
- a CDS encoding 4-(cytidine 5'-diphospho)-2-C-methyl-D-erythritol kinase, whose translation is MPLPDARTLVETAYAKVNLALHVRERRADGYHALESLFAFARDGDLLAAELTDDGEVRLQVDGPFGAALDAGADNLVTMAARLLQQHTGEERGAVITLTKNLPIASGIGGGSADAAAALRLLNRLWDARLPAAELEQLGLALGSDVPACISSVTQMVRGRGEILEQRDVKALVGMPMLLVNPGVPLSTARVFKGWDRQDRGPLDVQGLDDVITGGRNDLEASAMEVAPIIAQVLGFLKDQRGVRLARMSGSGATCFALFDDAVDRSAVAKALLSQGGDWWIMETEIR
- a CDS encoding N-formylglutamate amidohydrolase — translated: MSEAFTLIDGGAAQLLIVADHASAHVPDDIDLGIDEALLTDHIAVDIGVAEVSRLLAEQLGCTAILGGVSRLVIDLNREEEAPGLLPVMSDGHVIPGNREADLAQRLMRFHHPYHHQIVRLLDGMASPFILSVHSFTPSLASDPHARRPWDIGVLYNEDDRAARIAIPLLTEAGLLVGDQLPYSGKLLNATMNRHAEANGIPYLGIEMRQDLVGDVEGQRRFASIIGPIVLQCRNSLA
- a CDS encoding bifunctional ADP-dependent NAD(P)H-hydrate dehydratase/NAD(P)H-hydrate epimerase, whose translation is MTGTPILTAAQMREAEQAVFASGIPEYELMERAGVAAAEIIWRAGAKRDALVLCGPGNNGGDGFVIARQLRSRGVPVRVAALGESRTESARKARAAWNGPVEPFDQAGPATQIIDALFGTGLSRGLDAVVAERLCDLTGRAAFSYAVDLPSGVDTDSGALLSAVPDFGICIALGALKPAHVLHPAAGLYRRLVCADIGIATSDTIHHLSPPHLVRPLASDHKYSRGLVAVVGGEMAGAGRLAAHAAARSGAGMVRHLTSLDGAAALDAVITRQARGVDEVKAYLADRRLAAVVVGPGLGRGGDARDRLAAVLPCGHPLVLDADALTLLGGAGAEGIPHGSILTPHEGEFAALFGDLQGSKINRAVGAAQRVSAVVVLKGADSVIAAPDGRVAVATGASPWLSTAGTGDVLAGLAAGRLAVTGDPFRAACEAVWLHGEAARRAGAAFVAGDLIAQLPAAIGSRL